Proteins encoded together in one Rossellomorea sp. y25 window:
- a CDS encoding helix-hairpin-helix domain-containing protein codes for MQSLIEKYRTVLVILMICAIVLIAYILKNASAAPVKEATFTAAPAKKEKELEEVESVEKVYVDVKGEVVHPGLYEVRHGDRLKFVIDRAGGFTAEADKKVINLAVKVSDEMMIYVPKIGEIETTRLAPSMPGADSGKDGININTATQQEFETLPGIGPAKASTFIQYREENGPFKAIEEIKNISGVGEKTFEKLKEYIYVQ; via the coding sequence GTGCAGTCCCTAATTGAAAAATACAGAACAGTCCTTGTGATTCTGATGATTTGTGCCATTGTCCTGATTGCATATATATTAAAAAATGCTTCCGCAGCTCCAGTGAAAGAGGCTACTTTTACAGCAGCCCCTGCTAAAAAAGAAAAGGAGCTTGAAGAAGTGGAATCCGTCGAAAAAGTGTATGTTGACGTAAAGGGAGAGGTTGTTCACCCTGGATTATATGAGGTGAGGCATGGCGATCGGCTGAAGTTTGTAATCGATCGAGCCGGTGGTTTCACCGCAGAAGCAGATAAGAAAGTGATCAATTTAGCTGTAAAGGTATCAGACGAAATGATGATTTATGTCCCCAAAATCGGAGAAATTGAAACAACCCGGCTGGCTCCTTCGATGCCCGGGGCCGATTCAGGAAAGGATGGAATAAACATTAATACTGCCACACAACAGGAATTCGAAACCCTGCCAGGAATTGGTCCTGCCAAAGCGTCGACTTTTATCCAATATCGTGAAGAAAATGGTCCCTTTAAGGCTATAGAAGAAATTAAAAACATCTCTGGAGTCGGTGAAAAAACCTTTGAGAAATTAAAAGAATATATTTATGTTCAATGA
- the yhbY gene encoding ribosome assembly RNA-binding protein YhbY gives MLTGKQKRYLRSEAHHLNPVFQVGKGGVNENMIKTIGEAIEVRELMKISVLQNCDMDKSEVADQLSKGVGAEVVQVIGSTIVLYKESKENKQLILP, from the coding sequence ATGTTAACAGGTAAACAAAAAAGATATTTACGTTCAGAAGCACATCATTTAAATCCGGTTTTCCAAGTGGGAAAAGGCGGAGTCAATGAAAATATGATTAAAACAATCGGAGAAGCGATTGAAGTAAGAGAACTGATGAAAATCAGTGTTCTTCAAAACTGTGATATGGATAAGTCAGAGGTAGCTGACCAGCTATCAAAAGGCGTAGGAGCAGAGGTTGTCCAGGTAATTGGAAGTACCATCGTCCTTTACAAAGAATCGAAGGAAAACAAGCAATTAATCCTACCATGA
- a CDS encoding class I SAM-dependent methyltransferase: MSYERFAYMYDYLMQDVPYDGWLEFVDKQAKAHSIQGKSVLDIACGTGELSLRLVRDGYDVTGVDLSQDMLMVAQEKALEMNVKLNLFQQDMSKLDSLGEYDLITIFCDSLNYLEDELDVENTFKSVFAHLKQGGLFLFDVHSIFKMTQIFINKTYTLTDDQVSYIWDCFPGEVPNSVEHELTFFVKDEETNQYERVEELHKQRTYPILTLKEWLKDAGFEVLEISADFTGEAPTDHSERIFFTCKKK; the protein is encoded by the coding sequence ATGAGTTATGAACGTTTTGCTTATATGTACGATTATTTAATGCAGGACGTCCCATATGATGGCTGGTTGGAGTTTGTCGATAAACAAGCCAAGGCCCATTCAATCCAAGGGAAAAGTGTTCTTGACATCGCTTGTGGCACAGGGGAATTATCGCTGCGCCTAGTCCGGGACGGTTACGATGTAACAGGTGTTGACCTCTCCCAGGATATGCTGATGGTTGCTCAGGAAAAGGCATTAGAAATGAACGTAAAGCTTAATCTGTTTCAACAGGATATGTCAAAGCTTGATTCACTTGGTGAATACGATCTTATCACGATTTTTTGTGATTCCCTGAATTACCTGGAAGACGAACTTGATGTTGAAAATACGTTTAAAAGTGTATTTGCTCATCTGAAGCAGGGTGGCTTATTCCTATTTGATGTGCATTCCATTTTTAAAATGACGCAAATATTTATTAACAAGACGTATACCCTGACGGATGATCAGGTTTCATACATTTGGGATTGCTTTCCTGGAGAAGTGCCCAATAGTGTAGAGCATGAACTGACTTTTTTCGTGAAAGATGAGGAAACGAATCAGTACGAAAGAGTAGAAGAGCTTCACAAACAGCGGACATACCCCATTCTTACCTTAAAGGAATGGTTAAAGGATGCAGGGTTCGAAGTGTTGGAGATCTCTGCAGACTTCACGGGAGAAGCTCCTACAGACCATAGTGAAAGAATTTTCTTTACCTGTAAGAAGAAATAA
- the yqeK gene encoding bis(5'-nucleosyl)-tetraphosphatase (symmetrical) YqeK — translation MNREKALEIVKDHLTEHRYIHTCGVMDTSIELAKRYGADEKKAEIAAIFHDYAKFRDKHEMRRIIVEEKLAQDLLLYNSELWHAPVGALLVEREVGIQDEDILNAIRYHTSGKEEMTTLDKVIYLADYIEPNRQFPGVEEVRELAKESLDQGILKALQNTMTFLMKKNQAIYPDTFRFYNGLILNQRR, via the coding sequence ATGAATAGGGAAAAAGCCTTGGAAATCGTAAAAGACCATTTAACGGAACATCGCTATATACACACTTGTGGTGTCATGGACACAAGTATAGAGCTTGCGAAACGGTATGGAGCCGATGAGAAAAAGGCGGAAATAGCGGCGATTTTCCATGACTATGCGAAGTTCCGGGATAAGCATGAAATGCGAAGAATCATTGTAGAAGAGAAGCTGGCTCAGGATCTTTTGCTGTACAATAGTGAGCTCTGGCATGCACCTGTAGGAGCCTTACTTGTAGAGCGTGAAGTTGGTATACAGGATGAAGATATTTTAAATGCCATTCGCTACCACACTTCAGGAAAAGAAGAGATGACCACTCTGGACAAAGTGATCTATTTAGCTGATTACATCGAGCCGAATCGACAATTTCCCGGGGTGGAAGAAGTGAGGGAACTCGCCAAAGAATCATTAGATCAAGGCATTTTAAAGGCTCTTCAAAATACAATGACGTTTTTAATGAAAAAAAATCAAGCGATCTATCCGGATACATTTCGCTTTTATAACGGATTAATTTTAAACCAGAGGAGATGA
- the rsfS gene encoding ribosome silencing factor has translation MEQNLVELAFNAADDKRAEDIVVLDMKGVSLIADYFLICHGNSDKQVQAIARELKDKAEENGYSVKRLEGFDQARWILVDLGDVVAHVFHKEERGYYNLERLWGDASFVEVGQGESH, from the coding sequence ATGGAACAAAATTTAGTAGAATTAGCGTTTAATGCCGCTGATGATAAACGTGCTGAAGATATTGTTGTATTAGATATGAAAGGTGTTTCTTTAATTGCGGATTATTTCCTGATTTGTCACGGGAACTCAGACAAACAGGTACAGGCAATTGCCCGTGAATTAAAGGACAAAGCAGAAGAAAATGGCTATTCAGTCAAACGGTTGGAAGGATTTGATCAAGCACGCTGGATCTTAGTCGACTTAGGTGATGTAGTCGCTCACGTGTTCCATAAAGAGGAAAGAGGTTACTATAATCTTGAGCGCTTATGGGGAGATGCATCTTTCGTCGAAGTTGGACAAGGTGAGAGTCACTAA
- a CDS encoding YqeG family HAD IIIA-type phosphatase: MIKKFEVLQVIKQFLPDEQVQDIFSIRPEYLKEKGIKAIITDLDNTLVEWDRPNATPKLIQWFKEMQEHGILVTIVSNNNKNRVGAFAEPLGVPFIFQARKPMGRAFKRAIQEMGVKKEESVVIGDQLLTDVLGGNRNGFHTILVVPVAQSDGFITKFNRRVERRIMKFFKRKGMLEWEDKK; encoded by the coding sequence ATGATAAAGAAATTTGAGGTGCTGCAAGTGATAAAGCAATTTTTACCCGATGAACAGGTTCAGGATATTTTCAGTATCCGTCCGGAGTATTTAAAAGAAAAGGGAATTAAAGCGATCATTACAGATTTAGACAATACGTTAGTGGAATGGGACCGCCCCAATGCCACCCCTAAATTAATTCAGTGGTTTAAAGAGATGCAGGAACATGGAATCCTTGTGACCATTGTGTCCAATAATAATAAAAACAGGGTGGGAGCATTTGCAGAACCTTTAGGCGTTCCGTTTATTTTTCAGGCCCGTAAGCCAATGGGACGCGCTTTTAAGAGGGCGATTCAGGAAATGGGTGTGAAGAAGGAAGAATCGGTTGTGATTGGAGACCAGCTGTTAACGGATGTTTTGGGCGGAAATCGAAACGGTTTCCATACGATACTGGTTGTTCCCGTTGCTCAATCAGATGGGTTCATCACAAAGTTCAATCGTCGAGTTGAACGCAGAATAATGAAGTTTTTCAAGCGTAAAGGCATGCTTGAGTGGGAGGATAAAAAGTGA
- a CDS encoding phosphatidylserine decarboxylase has translation MKQSIYRLFIELTNKKWSSYMIRKFVQSPLSRPFVSSFIKTYKINVDEIEGRVADYKTLHDFFIRNLKEDARVVQYSEKQAVSPVDGSLASTGVISESLEIEVKGKTYSILDMLGSAEKASDYCGGEFAVFYLSPANYHRIHSPVSGTILGRWSLGQHSYPVNELGLMYGKEALSKNFRSITELQHVKGKVAVVKVGAMFVNSVDYVHEGKEWKQGEEVAYFSFGSTVILLFERDTFQFSRNKEIPRNVTVGETIGDFTQ, from the coding sequence ATGAAGCAATCCATTTATCGTCTTTTTATTGAACTAACAAATAAGAAATGGTCCTCTTATATGATCAGGAAATTTGTACAGTCACCTTTGAGTCGGCCGTTTGTTTCATCATTCATTAAAACGTACAAAATAAATGTGGATGAAATAGAAGGTCGGGTAGCTGACTATAAAACATTACATGACTTCTTTATAAGAAACCTGAAGGAAGATGCGAGGGTCGTACAATATAGTGAGAAACAAGCAGTTAGTCCAGTTGATGGCTCACTTGCCAGTACCGGAGTCATTTCCGAGTCCCTTGAAATAGAGGTGAAAGGAAAGACGTACTCCATTCTTGATATGCTTGGTAGTGCAGAGAAAGCTTCTGATTATTGCGGGGGAGAATTTGCGGTGTTTTATCTGAGTCCTGCAAATTATCATCGCATACACAGCCCCGTGTCAGGCACGATTCTCGGCAGGTGGTCACTTGGACAGCATTCTTACCCTGTTAATGAGCTGGGGTTGATGTACGGCAAAGAAGCACTTTCAAAGAATTTCCGCTCCATTACGGAGCTTCAACATGTAAAGGGCAAAGTGGCTGTAGTAAAGGTAGGGGCCATGTTTGTCAACAGCGTTGATTATGTTCATGAAGGAAAAGAGTGGAAACAAGGCGAAGAAGTCGCATACTTCAGCTTCGGCTCCACCGTGATCCTTTTATTTGAAAGGGATACATTCCAATTCTCAAGGAACAAAGAAATTCCAAGGAATGTAACCGTCGGGGAAACAATAGGAGATTTCACTCAATAA
- a CDS encoding sporulation histidine kinase inhibitor Sda — MRKLSDELLIDSYFKALELKLNTEFIRLIEMEIHRRSLTNKIKATS; from the coding sequence ATGAGGAAATTATCGGACGAACTGTTGATTGATTCTTATTTCAAAGCGTTGGAGTTGAAACTCAATACAGAATTCATTCGCCTCATCGAAATGGAAATTCACCGTCGATCTCTTACTAATAAAATAAAAGCTACTTCGTAG
- a CDS encoding nicotinate-nucleotide adenylyltransferase, with product MKKVGLLGGTFNPPHMGHLVIAEQVLKKANLDEIRFLPNHVPPHKQVDDRVTANQRLFMLQQAIKGNPHFSIERIELEREGASYTYDTIKLLTEREEETEFSFIIGGDMIEYLPKWYRIGDLQEMVRFIGVNRPSYSHETSFDVQLIEVPEIDISSSYIRDTVKKGQSVRYLVPDDVCRFIKEEKLYE from the coding sequence ATGAAAAAGGTTGGACTCCTGGGAGGGACATTTAATCCTCCTCATATGGGCCACTTGGTTATTGCCGAGCAGGTGTTGAAGAAGGCAAATTTAGATGAAATTCGATTTCTTCCTAATCATGTCCCTCCTCATAAACAGGTGGATGATCGTGTAACGGCGAATCAGCGCCTCTTCATGCTGCAACAAGCGATTAAGGGCAACCCCCACTTTTCCATTGAGCGGATTGAATTGGAAAGGGAGGGTGCCTCTTACACCTACGACACCATCAAGCTATTAACCGAGAGGGAAGAGGAAACCGAGTTTTCTTTTATAATAGGCGGGGATATGATCGAATATCTCCCGAAGTGGTATCGAATCGGAGATCTTCAGGAAATGGTAAGGTTTATTGGTGTCAATCGTCCTTCCTATTCACATGAGACTTCGTTTGATGTTCAGTTGATTGAGGTTCCAGAAATTGATATTTCTTCTTCCTATATTCGCGACACAGTGAAAAAGGGACAATCGGTTCGCTACTTAGTTCCAGATGATGTGTGTCGATTCATAAAGGAGGAGAAGTTGTATGAATAG
- a CDS encoding DNA internalization-related competence protein ComEC/Rec2: protein MALQFHWGAVVLALLLLSLFLRKMTFTVLLFCFLFLFISFFNTTIQEKRQKTVLPSEPAPNVFQIVINDIPTIEGSTFVSLAKIKKEKVLVRFYFSSEEEKRQFQQVKPGFVCEVKGELTEPKPNKNPNLFHYKNYLAQRGVYWILDVQAFGGCVDQGKWKHALIHLRFNGLKKIEREFPSSTVGVTQALMFGETNMISEDTMQAFRELGVVHLLAISGLHVGLIFAILHYFLLRVGITKEAVTWIGIFLLLCYIVLTGASPSVIRASSMLIVILMSRKVAKSLNTIDSLAVVFIIIVLYEPFSIFNVGFQLSFIVSFSLVVSSSAILNTSSSIVQLLKVTLVAQLSSLPIVIYHFYEFSLIGFLTNLLYVPLFSIIVLPLCIIVYFLTSFLSLEWLLLIYKYLLDCIQWISSAIASFPFSTIVLGKPHFLLLLGYFIVIYVVFVWFEQRKYMLSGLFLILYGASHLLINTYNPYGEIVFMDVGQGDATLIKLPYNRGTYLIDTGGEMQFPKEKWEERKNRFSVGEDIVVPFLKSKGITSIDTLILTHGDLDHIGGTEAVLEEMKVKEVLISPNSEDKGEMKKIVKFARQKRVPVKEARYPFSWDGDKDGLHVVSPQDEEYEGNNDSIVLYGEIGSLKWLFTGDLEERGEKEFIRTFDLPIDVLKVGHHGSNTSTTEEFLVETNPSVAVISAGETNRFGHPHPEVVERLERRGMTIYSTGENGAITYRFWDKKGTFSAHLP from the coding sequence ATGGCACTTCAATTCCATTGGGGTGCTGTCGTTCTTGCTTTGCTCCTTCTATCCCTTTTCCTCAGGAAAATGACCTTCACCGTTCTTCTTTTCTGCTTCTTATTTCTTTTCATTTCCTTTTTCAATACCACGATTCAAGAAAAAAGGCAGAAAACCGTTCTGCCATCAGAACCTGCACCAAACGTCTTTCAAATCGTAATCAATGACATACCAACCATCGAAGGAAGTACCTTTGTTTCCTTGGCCAAAATAAAGAAGGAAAAGGTTCTCGTGCGCTTTTATTTCTCTTCAGAGGAAGAAAAACGACAATTTCAACAAGTGAAGCCCGGTTTTGTCTGCGAAGTGAAAGGAGAGTTGACAGAACCCAAACCGAATAAAAATCCAAACTTATTTCATTATAAAAATTATTTAGCTCAGCGGGGAGTTTATTGGATTCTCGACGTACAAGCTTTCGGGGGATGCGTGGATCAAGGCAAATGGAAACACGCCCTCATACATCTGAGATTCAATGGACTGAAGAAAATCGAAAGGGAATTTCCATCTTCAACAGTAGGAGTGACCCAAGCGTTGATGTTTGGGGAAACGAATATGATCTCAGAAGATACGATGCAGGCATTCAGGGAACTCGGCGTCGTTCATTTACTGGCGATTTCGGGCTTGCACGTCGGGTTGATCTTTGCCATTCTCCATTATTTCCTATTAAGAGTAGGCATTACAAAAGAAGCGGTGACATGGATAGGGATTTTTTTACTCCTATGTTACATCGTACTGACAGGAGCATCACCTTCTGTTATCAGGGCATCCTCCATGCTGATTGTGATTCTTATGAGCAGAAAAGTGGCAAAGAGCTTAAATACGATTGACAGTCTGGCGGTAGTGTTCATCATCATTGTATTATACGAACCCTTTTCTATTTTCAATGTGGGATTTCAGCTGTCATTTATAGTGAGTTTTTCTCTTGTTGTATCTTCATCAGCTATTTTAAATACCTCTTCATCCATCGTTCAATTGCTTAAAGTAACGCTTGTTGCCCAGCTATCTTCACTGCCCATCGTCATCTATCATTTCTATGAATTCTCTTTGATAGGCTTTCTCACGAATCTTCTTTATGTACCCCTTTTCTCGATCATTGTTCTTCCCCTTTGCATCATTGTCTATTTTCTGACGTCTTTTCTATCTCTCGAGTGGTTGCTGCTCATTTATAAATACCTTCTGGATTGCATACAATGGATCTCTTCGGCGATTGCATCTTTTCCATTCAGTACAATTGTGCTGGGGAAGCCTCACTTTCTTTTGCTGCTCGGTTATTTCATCGTTATTTACGTTGTGTTCGTTTGGTTTGAACAAAGGAAATATATGCTTTCCGGATTGTTCTTGATTCTTTATGGAGCCTCGCACCTGCTCATCAACACCTATAATCCCTATGGAGAGATCGTATTCATGGATGTTGGACAAGGTGATGCTACATTGATCAAGCTGCCATACAATCGAGGAACCTATCTTATCGATACAGGTGGGGAAATGCAGTTTCCGAAAGAAAAATGGGAAGAGAGAAAGAATCGTTTTTCTGTAGGGGAAGACATCGTCGTTCCTTTTTTGAAAAGTAAAGGTATCACATCCATTGACACCCTGATATTAACACACGGAGATCTCGATCATATTGGCGGAACAGAAGCGGTTCTTGAGGAAATGAAAGTGAAGGAAGTCTTGATCAGCCCTAACAGCGAGGATAAAGGTGAAATGAAAAAAATCGTGAAATTCGCCCGGCAAAAGAGGGTTCCTGTTAAGGAAGCCCGGTATCCATTCAGTTGGGATGGTGATAAGGATGGGCTGCATGTTGTTTCGCCACAGGATGAGGAATATGAAGGCAATAATGACTCCATTGTCTTATATGGAGAAATCGGATCTTTGAAATGGTTATTTACTGGGGATTTAGAAGAGCGAGGGGAGAAAGAGTTCATCCGAACCTTTGATTTGCCGATTGATGTGTTAAAAGTAGGTCATCATGGGAGTAATACGAGTACAACTGAAGAGTTCCTCGTTGAAACGAATCCGTCTGTTGCGGTGATCTCTGCGGGTGAAACCAATCGATTTGGGCACCCTCATCCTGAAGTAGTGGAACGATTGGAGAGAAGAGGAATGACTATATATAGCACCGGAGAAAATGGGGCGATAACCTATCGTTTTTGGGATAAAAAAGGAACGTTTTCAGCCCACCTGCCATAG
- the yqeH gene encoding ribosome biogenesis GTPase YqeH, producing MSQVVCIGCGVEIQTENKEGMGYAPPSALQKEEIICQRCFRLKHYNEVQDVPLTDDDFLKILNELGDSEGLIVKIVDIFDFNGSWLPGLHRFVGSNPILLIGNKVDLLPKSVKPSKLIHWMKHEASQLGLKPIDVQLVSAAKGQGITEAIEAIEHYRNGKDVYVVGCTNVGKSTFINRIIKHVSGEQDVITTSHFPGTTLDMIQIPLDDEESLIDTPGIINHHQMAHFVDKQDLKIITPKKEIKPRTFQLNPEQTLFFGGLARFDFMAGERQAFTCYFSNELSIHRTKIEKADELYMNHAGELLQPPRKDDMGTFPPLVRHEFRIKEAKTDIVFSGLGWITVNDRGATIAAHVPKGVSVFLRKSLI from the coding sequence GTGAGTCAAGTTGTATGTATAGGATGTGGCGTTGAAATCCAGACGGAGAATAAGGAAGGAATGGGGTATGCACCTCCTTCGGCTCTTCAAAAAGAAGAGATTATTTGTCAACGTTGCTTTAGATTAAAGCATTATAATGAAGTCCAGGATGTCCCCTTAACGGATGATGACTTCTTGAAAATATTAAATGAACTTGGTGATTCAGAAGGGTTGATTGTCAAGATTGTCGATATATTTGATTTCAATGGGAGCTGGCTGCCTGGATTGCATCGTTTCGTGGGGTCTAACCCGATTCTGCTAATCGGAAACAAAGTGGATCTTCTCCCCAAGTCTGTGAAACCCTCCAAGCTGATTCATTGGATGAAGCATGAAGCAAGTCAATTAGGGTTAAAGCCTATTGATGTTCAGTTAGTGAGTGCTGCAAAAGGTCAGGGGATTACCGAAGCGATCGAAGCGATTGAACATTATCGAAACGGGAAAGACGTGTATGTAGTAGGGTGTACAAACGTTGGGAAATCAACGTTTATAAACCGTATTATCAAGCATGTATCAGGTGAACAAGATGTCATTACGACGTCTCACTTCCCTGGCACCACTCTCGATATGATTCAAATTCCACTTGATGACGAAGAATCACTCATAGACACGCCGGGAATTATTAATCATCATCAGATGGCCCATTTTGTTGATAAACAGGATTTGAAAATCATTACTCCCAAGAAAGAGATCAAGCCGAGAACCTTCCAGTTGAATCCGGAACAAACCCTTTTCTTCGGTGGATTGGCACGCTTTGACTTCATGGCGGGTGAGCGTCAGGCATTTACCTGTTATTTCTCAAATGAACTATCCATTCATCGCACAAAGATTGAGAAAGCCGATGAGCTCTATATGAACCATGCAGGAGAACTGTTGCAGCCGCCAAGAAAAGATGATATGGGCACATTCCCTCCACTTGTGAGGCATGAGTTCAGAATTAAAGAAGCAAAAACAGATATCGTCTTCTCAGGTTTAGGATGGATTACAGTGAATGACAGAGGGGCGACCATTGCTGCCCATGTTCCTAAAGGCGTTAGTGTTTTCTTGAGAAAATCATTAATCTAG
- the comER gene encoding late competence protein ComER codes for MKVGIIGTGNMGKIIIEALIESKAISPSHLHITNRSIKKAEDIKEKWNKVNVRYSNEDVIASSDLIFLCVKPHDVYDVIQENKKSFTKDKCVVSITSPVSVDQLESLLTSSCARFIPSITNRALSGVSLLTYGSHCSDKWRRDLTRLAEHISTPVVIDENVTRVASDIVSCGPAFFSYVTQRFINAAVEVTEIDRETATVLASEMLVGLGDLLKKNIYTLPTLQEKVCVKGGVTGIGISVMERELGDVFEKLFEATQEKFVDDIEGTKSQFGV; via the coding sequence ATGAAAGTAGGTATCATTGGAACGGGAAACATGGGGAAAATCATTATTGAAGCTCTCATTGAATCAAAAGCGATTTCTCCTTCACATCTTCATATTACGAATCGTTCAATAAAAAAGGCCGAGGATATAAAAGAGAAATGGAACAAAGTGAATGTGAGGTATTCAAATGAAGACGTAATTGCGTCATCTGACTTGATCTTCCTTTGTGTGAAACCTCATGATGTGTATGATGTGATTCAGGAGAATAAGAAAAGCTTTACAAAGGACAAATGCGTTGTTTCGATAACCAGTCCAGTTAGCGTGGATCAGCTAGAGTCGTTACTGACCAGTTCCTGCGCCCGATTCATTCCAAGCATTACAAATCGCGCACTAAGCGGGGTGTCACTTTTAACGTATGGAAGTCATTGTTCAGATAAATGGAGACGAGATTTAACGAGGCTGGCTGAGCATATTTCCACACCTGTAGTGATTGATGAAAATGTGACGCGAGTGGCTTCTGACATTGTCAGCTGCGGGCCGGCTTTTTTCAGTTATGTCACACAAAGATTTATTAACGCTGCTGTGGAAGTGACGGAAATTGACAGGGAGACGGCTACTGTTCTGGCATCCGAAATGCTAGTTGGTCTTGGGGACTTATTAAAGAAAAATATTTATACATTACCGACACTTCAAGAGAAAGTTTGTGTAAAAGGAGGAGTGACCGGAATAGGCATTTCAGTCATGGAAAGGGAATTAGGAGATGTTTTCGAAAAATTATTTGAAGCTACACAAGAAAAGTTCGTGGATGACATTGAAGGAACGAAATCACAATTTGGAGTCTAG
- the aroE gene encoding shikimate dehydrogenase: MALYGVIGDPIAHSMSPEMHNAAFQECGMDSAYVKFHVRKEQLSQAINGIKALGIQGVNVTVPHKEHVMPLLDGIDPLAGAIGAVNTIVNENGKLIGYNTDGLGFVEGLKNIADDQLEDKSMLIIGAGGAARAIYYSLASLGVKRIDVTNRTALRAENMIKACPFDLNSRFLSLEAAENRLDQYDVIIHTTSIGMFPHIKGSPLTIKELKEGCIVSDIIYNPLETALLKQANQKGARTQNGLDMFVYQGALSFEKWTGIFPPYSIMKNTVLQQLGGQHVNR; encoded by the coding sequence GTGGCTCTATATGGTGTTATAGGAGATCCGATTGCCCATTCTATGTCTCCCGAGATGCATAATGCTGCGTTCCAAGAATGTGGAATGGATTCTGCATACGTGAAATTTCACGTGAGAAAAGAGCAGCTTTCCCAAGCCATTAATGGAATAAAGGCTTTGGGAATTCAAGGAGTGAATGTGACAGTTCCCCATAAGGAACATGTCATGCCTCTCTTAGATGGAATCGATCCATTGGCAGGGGCGATCGGGGCAGTGAATACGATTGTCAATGAAAACGGTAAGCTGATCGGTTATAATACAGACGGTCTTGGGTTTGTTGAAGGCTTGAAAAATATAGCAGATGACCAACTTGAAGATAAATCGATGCTGATTATCGGTGCCGGTGGTGCTGCGAGAGCCATTTATTATTCTCTTGCTTCTTTGGGAGTAAAGAGAATCGATGTGACCAACCGGACTGCATTGAGAGCAGAAAATATGATTAAAGCGTGCCCTTTCGATTTAAACTCGCGCTTTCTATCTCTTGAGGCTGCTGAAAACAGATTGGACCAATATGATGTAATCATCCATACAACATCTATAGGAATGTTTCCTCATATAAAAGGGAGTCCATTAACGATCAAAGAGTTAAAAGAGGGGTGCATCGTTAGTGACATTATCTATAACCCTTTAGAAACAGCATTATTAAAGCAAGCGAATCAGAAAGGTGCTCGTACTCAAAATGGTCTTGATATGTTTGTGTACCAGGGAGCCCTTTCATTTGAAAAGTGGACTGGAATCTTTCCACCGTATTCGATAATGAAAAACACCGTATTACAACAACTAGGAGGTCAACATGTTAACAGGTAA
- a CDS encoding ComE operon protein 2: MERIAWHQYFMAQSQLLALRSTCTRLAVGATIVREKRIIAGGYNGSIAGGDHCIDEGCYVIDNHCVRTIHAEMNALLQCSKFGVGTENADIYVTHFPCLQCCKALIQAGIKTVYYAKDYKNHPYAIELFEKANVHVEKVAFDESSTDVKHKEKASMMVQLIEDLRKQGAAEEKLNYYEQEYIKLFNE, translated from the coding sequence ATGGAAAGAATCGCTTGGCATCAATATTTTATGGCTCAAAGTCAGCTCCTTGCCCTGCGCAGTACGTGTACAAGACTGGCAGTCGGGGCAACCATCGTTCGTGAAAAACGAATCATTGCAGGAGGTTATAATGGGTCCATTGCAGGAGGGGATCATTGTATAGATGAAGGATGTTATGTGATTGACAATCACTGCGTGAGGACGATCCATGCCGAAATGAATGCCCTGCTGCAATGTTCAAAGTTCGGCGTGGGAACGGAGAATGCGGATATTTATGTTACGCACTTCCCATGTCTTCAATGCTGTAAGGCTCTTATTCAGGCAGGAATCAAAACGGTTTATTACGCAAAAGACTATAAAAATCATCCTTACGCCATTGAACTTTTCGAAAAGGCAAACGTCCATGTTGAGAAAGTTGCTTTTGACGAAAGCAGCACCGACGTAAAACACAAAGAAAAAGCCTCCATGATGGTCCAATTAATTGAAGACTTGAGAAAACAGGGTGCTGCAGAAGAAAAGCTCAATTACTATGAACAAGAATACATAAAACTCTTTAATGAATAG